In Holophagales bacterium, the DNA window CGTTGTCGAGGAGAGTCCGATAGATGCCGTAGAGGATCGGGCGCGCGCCTGCCGCCACGAGGATGCCGTCGACGGGGTAGTCGATCCCCAGCTCGCGGTGGTACCAGGCCGCGATCGCCTCGCGCAGCGGGAGGATGCCGTCGGAGGCGGGGTAGTTCGTCTGCCCGGCAGAGAGGGCCTTGCGGATCTCCTCGTCGAGGGCCCCGGGAATGGGGAAGTACGCGGGGTCGAAGTCGCCCACCGTCAGGTTGCAGACGTCCTCGCCGCGGGCCTTCATCGCGCGGATCTCGGCCGCGATCTTCAGGATGACCGACCCCTGGACGCCCCGGGCGAGGGCGGAAAGCGCGGCGCCCGACTCGGGCGCCGGCGTGAAGCGCAGCGGGATGCTCATGATTGCGCCGGAGTGTAAACGAGGGAGAAAGCTCGACGTCCTCACATCGCCGGCACGGACGACAGGTCGAGGACGCATCCCGCGAGGCCCTCGGGGGGCACGTTGCAGGCCGGCGAGGCGAAGGCGTGGCCGGACGGCGGGCGGGCTCCCCAGACCTCGTATCGGCCCGGCACCGGGACGCGGATCGCGAAGCGTCCGCTGGCGCCGTCGACGAGCCCGTCGCCGAAGTCCCGGTTCGCGCGGGAGAGGACGAGGACCCTCTCTCCGGGCACCGTTCCGTTCGCGACGACCGCTCCCGTCACGAGGATCCCGTCGCAGGCGAGCCGGACGCGGGCCGTGGCGCCGTCCTCGACGGTGGCGGAGGCCTCTGCATTCGCGACCCCGCCCGCTCCGCCCAGGGTCCGCCCGGCCGCGTCGCGATGGCTCCAGGCACGGGTGAAGGTCCAACGTCCCGGCTCGGCGTTCTCGACGACGAAGCGGCCGTCGGGGCCGACCTCGAGGTTTTCGCCGCTCGAGTGCCGCCTCGCCTCCGACCCGAACCAGACGGACGTCCGCGCGAGCTCGGCGGGCGTGCCGCAGACGAGCCCCTCGATCTTCCCGCCTCGCCGGAGAGCCAGCTCCGCCGACGTCGCCTCGGGGGAGAGATCGATCCACGTGAGCGCGTAGCCCGGCGCCTTCGCGGCGAGCCGGACGGGAGATCCCTCGGGCAGCCCGCTCAGCTCGAACGCCCCTTCCTCGTCGCTCGTCGCGTGGGCCCAGTCGAGGAGACGGGGCGAGAGCGCCCACTCGGCCGTCAGTTGCGCCTTCGCGATCGGCGCCCCTCCTTCCGCGGCAACGACCCGGCCCGGAATCGTGCGGCCCTCCTCGAGCGTCAGCGTGCCGAGGTCGAGCTCCCGAGACTCCCCGAGGGTGGGGAGGGCCTCGAGCTCCCGCCGTGCCGAGATGTGTCCGCGTGCGCGGACGAGGAGGTTCCCGTCCCATCGGTAGAGTCGGTGGAACGCGAAGACGCCGGTCGCGTCCGTCAGGATCGGACCGGGCTGGCTCCGGTGCTCGCGGGCGACGCCGTCGGCGTCCTTGAGGGCCCAGCTCACGCTTACTCTGGCGCCCTCGATCGGCTTCCCGTCGGCGTCGACGACGCGGCCCGTCACCCGCTGCGCCCTCTCGAGGACGACCTGGAGCGACGTCTCTCCTCCGAGCCGGCCCTTCGAGACCTCGTGTCCCTCGGCCTTCGCCTCCCAGGCGAGGTCCTCGTCGACCGGGAGGCCGGCGAGCTTGAACCCGCCGTCGCCGCCGCTCTTCGCGGTGATCACGGGGCGGGGCGTGCCGTCGAACGGGCCGGCTGCGGTCCGGACGACGACCTCCGCTCCGGCCACGACCATCCCGAGGTCGTCGCGCACGCTTCCCGCCAGCGACCGTCCGCCGCGGAGCGGCACGTCGACAGAGAGCGTCGGCCCGGCGGAGAGCGTCACGCCCCTCTCGTCGGACGAGACCCCCGGTCCGCTCCACGCGAGGACCCAGCGGCCCGGCGCGAGCCCCTCGAAGACGGCCTGGGAGCTCTCGGGGCGGCGTGCCAGGACCAGGCGCCTCTCGATCTCGGCCGCACGCGGGCCCGGCATCTCCGCAGGGAGGGCGGGGGTCAGCGTGACGACGAGCGGCTCCTCGACGCGTTCGCTCGGCGAGAGGAACGAGACGGCGAGTCTCCCCGTCGGGGCCTCCGGTGCGGGCGTCGCGGCCGGCGGCGGCGCCGCGACGGGGCTTTCCGCCGCGCGGACCGGCAACGCGGCCCATGCGGCGAGGAAGAGAATGCCCAATAGGGTCAGGTCTCGAATGGTGTATTGCTGGGTGCGCGCGATGGACGAATGAGACGGGTCGATCACGGTTTCTCCTGTGCGGGGACGGGCCGGAGGTCGAGGAGGCATCCGTCGAGGCCGCCCGCCGGGACGTTGCAGGCGACGGGGGCCCATTTCAGCCCGGAAGCCGGGGCCTCGTCGATGTAGGGCTCGTACGGGCCCGGCACGGGAACGAAGAGGGAGAACCCGCCGGCCGCGTCGGTCATCGCGTCCGGCTCGGCCCCTCCCGGGCCGGAGAGGACGACCACTTTCGCAGCGAGAGGAGATCCTTCGCGGAGAAACAGGCCGGAGAGGCGAATCCCGTCACAGCCGAGGGCGATCGTCGAGGTCCGGCCCTCTTCGACGACGACCGTGGCCTTCGTCCCGCCGACCATGGCGCCGTAGGCCCCCGGCATGAGGGGGTTCTCGTAGACCCACGCCCGGGTGAAGGTCATGCTTCCGGTCTCGACGCCTGTGAAGACGAAACGGCCCGTGGCGTCGGCCTTCTGTGCGCCCTTGCGCGAGTTGACGTTCGGCTGGCTCGTCATCCAGATCTCCGAGCGCGAGAGCTCGAACGGACGGCCGCAGAGCCGCCCCTCGACGCGCCCGCCGCGTCCGAGGACGACCTCGACGTCGTCGTCCGTCCCGCCGAGGTCGAGGTTCCGCGGGGCGTAGCCGTCCTTGCGGGCCGAGAGCGCCACGGGCTCCTTCGGCGCGATGCCGGAGATCTCGAAGCTCCCGTCCTCTACGGACACGGACTCCTGCTCGTCGAAGACGATGGCCTTCCCGTCCCTCTGCGCGACCGAGGTCTTCAGCGCCACGCCGGCGAGCGCGAGGCCCGAGCCCCCTTCGACGACCCGGCCCCGAACCGTCCGCCCGCGCTCGAGGCGGATTTCGCCGAGCGAGAGCTCCTTCGGCCAGCCGGTCTGGGTGAGCGGCTCCAGCTCGCGCCTCGCCTGGCGGAGTCCCTTCGCCCTGATCTCGACGCGGCTTTTCGACGGCATCTCGCGGTGGAAGGAGAAGCCGCCGTCGCCGTCGATCTCGATCTTCGAAGCGTGGTTCCGGCTCGAGCGATCGGTGACGTACCGGACGACGATCTGCGCCTCCCGAAAGGGCAGGCCGTCGGGGTCGACGAGCCGCCCGGAGACGTGCTGCGCCCGTTCGACGACGATCTCGAGCCGGGTTTCGCCGCCGAGAATTCCCTCGGCCTTCATGTGGCCGGACGAGCGGACGACCCACGAGATCGGCTCGCCCGCAGGAGCCCCGGAGATTGAGAAGCCGCCGTCGGCCGCGGTCCGCGCCTCGTCGAAGTACGGGTCGCTGCGGTCGAACACAGCCCGCGCCAAGACGAGAACGCGCGCCCCCGCGACCGGAGAGCCGAGGTCATCCCGGACGGCCCCCTCCACGGTGATTCCGCGCTGCAGGGAGAGCGTTCCCGCGTCGACCAGCACGGCGGCCACGGTGACCGCCTTCGTCCCGTTCGCCACGTTCGGCCCGTTCCACGAGAGCGCCCAAGTCCCGGCCGGAACGTCGTCGAAGACGGCCTTCGCGCTCTTTGGACGCGGGGGAAGCGTCAGCTTTCGCTCGGCGACGCTTTTCACGGGCCGGTTCGTGCCGATGCCGGGCCCCGGGGCGAGGGAGACGACGAGCGAGTCCTCCCTCTTCTCGTCGAGAGAGAGAAACGCGACCGTCACGGAGCCGCTCGCCTTCAGAGATACGACCAGCGGGGGCGACCCCTCAGCCGGGAGGTCCATCTCGGCCGGAGCGAACCCCGGGGCCTGAAGCCGGAGGCGGCGCGCCCTGCCGCCGGCCGGCTCCGCCGGAAGAACGACGCGTACGGCTTCGTCCACGGTCTGGGTCGGGGCCTTCGTGCACTCCGGCAGCAGGCACGCCGTGACACCCGCGACGGGCCGTTCCAGGCGGTCGAGGACCCGGAGAACGACGATGCGCGAGGGCGTGGCGGCCGACGTCCCGGCGGGCGGGGAGGGATCCTGCGGCGACGCGAGGACGGGGGCGGCTGCGAGGAGGAACGCGGCGAATCGTACCGTTCGGCACATGGCGTCGCCAGTCTACCGGCGCCGGGTCGCCCGCGCGGGCGCGCTACGCGTAGCGCCCTTCGATGTACTCCGCGGTCCTCGGGTCGCCCGGGTTGAGGAAGAGGTCTTCGGTGCGGGCGTGCTCGACCATCTTTCCCATGAGCATGAAGATGCACTCGTCGCTCGCCCGCCGCGCCTGCGCCATGTTGTGCGTCACGATGACGATCGTGTAGCGCCCGGCCAGCTCGAACATCAGCTCCTCGATGGCGCGCGTGCCGCCGACGTCGAGGGCGGAGGCGGGCTCGTCCATCAGGATGACCTCGGGCTTGAGCGGGAGGAGGCGCGCGAGGCAGAGCTTCTGCTGCTGCTCGAGGAGGAGGCCCGTCGCCTTCGCGTTCAGGCGGTCCTTCAGGTCCTTCCAGAGCCCGACCTCGGTGAGGGCCTTCTCGACCGCCTCGTCGAGGAGGGAGCGCTTCAGCTCGGTGCGCGGCGCGTGGACGCGCAGGCCGAAGACGACGTTCTCGTAGACCGAGATGGGGAGGGGGTTCGGGCGCTGGAAGACCATCCCCACGGCGCGGCGCAGCTCGATGAGCGACACGTCGGGGTCGTAGATGCTCTCCCCGAGGATCCGGATCTCCCCGGCGGTGCGGACGCTGCCGTAGCGCTCGTTCACGCGGTTGAAGCAGCGCAGGAGCGTCGTCTTGCCGCAGCCGCTGGGGCCGATGAGGGCGGTGATGATCCCGCTCTTGATGTCGGTCGAGACGTCGAAGAGCGCCTGGAAGCTGCCGTACCAGAGGGAGAGCCCGCGGGTCTCGATGGCGTTCGGTACGGCGCTCACCCGAACACCCCGTTGACGTAGTCGCGGGTCTTCTCGCTCCGGGCGTCGCCGGAGAAGACGACCTCGCTCGCGTCGAGCTCCACGATCTCGCCTTCCAGCAGGAACATCGTCCGGTCGGAGAGGCGGCGGGCCTGCTGCGTCAGGTTCGTCACGAGGATGATCGTGATCTCCTCCCGCAGCTCCTTGAGGACGTCCTCGATCCGCATCGTCGTCACGGGGTCGATCGCGATCGAGAACTCGTCGAGGCAGAGGATCTCGGGCCGGTGCGACAGCGCGCGGGCGATGGTGAGGCGCTGCTGCTGGCCGCCGGAGAGGGCGGTGCCGAGGCTGTCGATCCGGTCCTTCACCTCGTCCCAGAGGGCGGCCTGCCGGAGGCACTTCTCGACCATCGGGTCGAGGTCGGCCTTCCGCGTCAGGCCCGAGCAGCGCGGGGCGAAGGCGACGTTGTCGTAGATCGACAGCGGGAGGCCGGTCGGGAGCGGCGCGACCATCCCGATCTTCCGGCGGAGGGCGAAGACGTCGCTCATCGTCCGCACGTCCTCGCCGCCGACGCTCACGGTCCCCGAGACCTTCGCCGCGGCGGTGAAGTCGATCGTGCGGTTCAGGCAGCGCAGCATCGAGGTCTTCCCCGACTGGGCCGGCCCGATGACGGCGAGGATCTCGTTGCGATAGACGTCGAAGGAGATCCCGTGGAGGACCTCCTTCCCGCCGTAGGCGAGGCGGAGGCCGGAGACCTCGATCTCCTTGATTCCGCCCGTAGAGCCGTCCTTCGTGTCGTCCTTCACGTCGTCCGCCACGGCCTCACCACTTCTTCCGGTTCCGGAGCCAGATCCGGACGACGATCGCCGTGGCGTTCACCAGGAGGACCGAGCCGAGGA includes these proteins:
- a CDS encoding carboxypeptidase regulatory-like domain-containing protein; the encoded protein is MIDPSHSSIARTQQYTIRDLTLLGILFLAAWAALPVRAAESPVAAPPPAATPAPEAPTGRLAVSFLSPSERVEEPLVVTLTPALPAEMPGPRAAEIERRLVLARRPESSQAVFEGLAPGRWVLAWSGPGVSSDERGVTLSAGPTLSVDVPLRGGRSLAGSVRDDLGMVVAGAEVVVRTAAGPFDGTPRPVITAKSGGDGGFKLAGLPVDEDLAWEAKAEGHEVSKGRLGGETSLQVVLERAQRVTGRVVDADGKPIEGARVSVSWALKDADGVAREHRSQPGPILTDATGVFAFHRLYRWDGNLLVRARGHISARRELEALPTLGESRELDLGTLTLEEGRTIPGRVVAAEGGAPIAKAQLTAEWALSPRLLDWAHATSDEEGAFELSGLPEGSPVRLAAKAPGYALTWIDLSPEATSAELALRRGGKIEGLVCGTPAELARTSVWFGSEARRHSSGENLEVGPDGRFVVENAEPGRWTFTRAWSHRDAAGRTLGGAGGVANAEASATVEDGATARVRLACDGILVTGAVVANGTVPGERVLVLSRANRDFGDGLVDGASGRFAIRVPVPGRYEVWGARPPSGHAFASPACNVPPEGLAGCVLDLSSVPAM
- a CDS encoding phosphate ABC transporter ATP-binding protein; translated protein: MSAVPNAIETRGLSLWYGSFQALFDVSTDIKSGIITALIGPSGCGKTTLLRCFNRVNERYGSVRTAGEIRILGESIYDPDVSLIELRRAVGMVFQRPNPLPISVYENVVFGLRVHAPRTELKRSLLDEAVEKALTEVGLWKDLKDRLNAKATGLLLEQQQKLCLARLLPLKPEVILMDEPASALDVGGTRAIEELMFELAGRYTIVIVTHNMAQARRASDECIFMLMGKMVEHARTEDLFLNPGDPRTAEYIEGRYA
- a CDS encoding phosphate ABC transporter ATP-binding protein yields the protein MKEIEVSGLRLAYGGKEVLHGISFDVYRNEILAVIGPAQSGKTSMLRCLNRTIDFTAAAKVSGTVSVGGEDVRTMSDVFALRRKIGMVAPLPTGLPLSIYDNVAFAPRCSGLTRKADLDPMVEKCLRQAALWDEVKDRIDSLGTALSGGQQQRLTIARALSHRPEILCLDEFSIAIDPVTTMRIEDVLKELREEITIILVTNLTQQARRLSDRTMFLLEGEIVELDASEVVFSGDARSEKTRDYVNGVFG